One window of the Candidatus Bathyarchaeia archaeon genome contains the following:
- a CDS encoding uroporphyrinogen decarboxylase family protein, producing MRKPDYRRLLTVLRREGEPDKVPFYEHFVDKEVMELILGEPIPALNSNLNAGLKEKHISALIKFYRKLGYDYVPFEIPLNLPRTNRLRAKDTATFSRGIREWQDENRGEIETIDDFESYPWPDPDNAADLTYFELLERLLPEDMGVVGGVSGGVFEHVSWLMGMVPLCRAVYRDRGLVEKMFDKIGSIIVRVDEEIAKMGKLIALRMGDDMGYKKGTFLSPYILRRYVFPWQKKCVEIAHKRGLPFILHSCGNLKSVMNDLINYVGIDAKHSFQDEIEPVWEAKAKYGDRIAILGGADVDKLSRMPEETLRDYIRDILNKCASGGGYALGSGNTITNYIPVENYLAMLDEGEKFSIKHL from the coding sequence GTGAGGAAGCCGGATTATCGTAGGCTTTTAACCGTTCTTAGGAGGGAAGGCGAACCAGATAAAGTACCTTTTTACGAGCACTTTGTGGATAAAGAGGTTATGGAGCTGATTCTGGGCGAGCCTATACCTGCCTTAAATTCCAACCTCAACGCTGGGCTTAAGGAGAAGCACATATCAGCTCTAATAAAGTTTTACAGGAAGCTAGGCTACGACTATGTTCCTTTCGAGATCCCCCTCAACCTTCCGAGAACAAATAGGCTTAGAGCGAAGGATACAGCCACATTTTCTAGGGGAATTAGAGAATGGCAAGATGAGAATAGGGGCGAGATCGAAACTATAGATGACTTTGAATCCTACCCGTGGCCTGACCCTGATAATGCGGCTGATCTAACCTACTTTGAGCTGCTTGAGAGGCTTCTGCCGGAGGATATGGGCGTGGTAGGCGGGGTGAGCGGTGGGGTCTTCGAGCATGTGAGCTGGCTTATGGGTATGGTTCCGCTCTGCAGAGCGGTTTATAGGGACAGGGGCCTTGTTGAAAAGATGTTTGATAAAATAGGCTCTATAATAGTTAGAGTTGACGAGGAGATAGCGAAAATGGGTAAACTAATAGCGCTGAGAATGGGCGATGATATGGGCTATAAGAAGGGAACATTTCTCTCGCCATATATCCTACGTAGATACGTTTTCCCATGGCAGAAGAAATGCGTGGAGATAGCTCATAAGAGAGGTTTACCTTTCATTCTCCACTCCTGCGGGAACCTTAAGAGCGTGATGAACGATCTAATAAACTATGTTGGCATAGATGCCAAGCACTCTTTTCAGGATGAGATAGAACCAGTATGGGAGGCTAAAGCCAAGTACGGTGATAGAATAGCCATTTTAGGCGGCGCGGATGTAGATAAACTCTCACGCATGCCAGAAGAAACCCTTAGAGACTACATTCGAGACATACTTAATAAGTGCGCTTCCGGAGGCGGCTACGCTC
- a CDS encoding prenyltransferase/squalene oxidase repeat-containing protein, producing MKPLLALQPSIGDLVSLDTIVDYILERQNPDGGYTFCRWTESNAQDTFYALNILDILGVQPINVDKTINFLKSLQHSDGHFDSVKVAYYVIKSLLKFGEKTLKLPIDPIEYLPKLIESLESPSIDIEALSEVESMYMLVDLCTALNIKLDSEKITEAIFRIKNSDGSFGSAKRSKMASTFYTLGTLKNLGYDVSELADTLKWIRKHEYAGGGFTHAPGAAPTYLEDTYFGIKSLEILKERIAYPKETLMFVARFQNPNGGFRRSIFLGISDFESTYQALSSIKVLLSPLGLGWL from the coding sequence TTGAAGCCCCTGCTCGCTCTGCAGCCCTCGATAGGAGACTTAGTTAGCTTGGATACTATTGTGGATTATATTCTTGAGCGGCAGAACCCTGATGGAGGTTACACGTTCTGTAGGTGGACGGAGTCGAATGCTCAAGACACATTCTACGCGCTGAATATATTGGATATTTTGGGCGTCCAGCCGATTAACGTTGATAAAACGATTAATTTCCTGAAGAGCCTACAGCATTCGGATGGGCATTTTGACTCGGTTAAAGTCGCATATTATGTGATTAAATCCCTACTAAAATTTGGGGAGAAAACGCTGAAGCTGCCTATAGATCCCATAGAATATCTGCCCAAGTTGATAGAGAGCCTTGAAAGCCCCTCCATAGATATTGAAGCCCTCTCGGAAGTTGAGAGCATGTATATGCTTGTCGACCTATGTACAGCCCTTAACATCAAGCTGGACTCGGAGAAGATTACTGAAGCAATATTTAGGATTAAGAATAGTGATGGAAGCTTTGGAAGCGCCAAGCGATCCAAGATGGCCTCAACATTCTACACTCTTGGAACACTAAAAAATCTAGGCTACGATGTTAGCGAACTAGCTGACACATTGAAGTGGATTAGAAAGCATGAGTATGCTGGAGGTGGTTTCACACATGCCCCAGGAGCCGCACCAACCTATCTTGAAGACACCTATTTTGGAATTAAATCGCTTGAGATCTTAAAGGAGAGGATCGCTTATCCTAAAGAAACCTTGATGTTTGTGGCAAGGTTCCAGAACCCTAACGGCGGGTTCCGCAGATCAATATTTCTAGGCATATCGGACTTTGAGTCAACATATCAAGCGCTATCATCGATCAAGGTGCTGCTTTCACCTCTAGGGTTAGGGTGGCTTTAA